In a single window of the Olivibacter sp. SDN3 genome:
- a CDS encoding DUF6624 domain-containing protein encodes MKILLGILLFFWTDIISGQESIQLPLLKKQLDSMALIDKKTGQDVRYGKIEDRDSLRAIVRETYIRNTAFAKQIFQEYGYPNYDKVGKESEKNFWLCVQHSDHDISFQQDVLKEMKKEVKRKKATASNFASLTDRVNINLGKPQVYGTQVTYDESRTAVPEPIIRPKQVNKRRKSIGLEPLEDYLAFATEAHRKMNPVE; translated from the coding sequence ATGAAAATCTTACTTGGGATATTATTATTTTTTTGGACCGACATCATCAGTGGACAGGAATCTATTCAACTTCCGTTATTAAAAAAGCAGCTAGACAGTATGGCGCTTATTGATAAAAAAACAGGGCAGGATGTTCGTTATGGTAAAATTGAAGATCGCGATTCGCTAAGAGCTATTGTAAGGGAAACCTACATAAGAAACACAGCATTTGCGAAGCAAATCTTTCAGGAATACGGTTACCCCAATTATGACAAGGTAGGAAAGGAAAGTGAAAAAAATTTCTGGCTTTGTGTACAACACAGCGACCATGATATAAGTTTTCAACAGGATGTATTGAAGGAAATGAAAAAAGAGGTCAAACGAAAAAAAGCGACTGCATCAAATTTTGCTTCACTTACGGATAGGGTCAATATCAACCTAGGAAAACCTCAAGTCTATGGCACGCAAGTGACCTATGACGAAAGCAGGACGGCGGTACCAGAACCGATAATAAGACCCAAACAGGTGAACAAAAGAAGAAAATCAATTGGGCTTGAACCGTTGGAAGACTATTTAGCATTTGCGACGGAAGCTCATAGAAAAATGAACCCTGTTGAGTAA
- a CDS encoding VOC family protein — MLTDINPKIPMRNNAVTRDFYINKLDFKEFGNADYDGYLMVHKDSIQIHFFEFKELDPKENYGQVYIRTDDIDGLYQSMLENKIGIHPAGSLQTKPWGQKEFSVLDPDNNLLTFGQSI, encoded by the coding sequence ATGCTGACAGACATCAACCCCAAAATACCTATGCGCAATAATGCCGTAACAAGGGATTTTTACATTAATAAGTTAGATTTTAAGGAATTTGGAAATGCTGACTATGACGGCTACCTGATGGTGCACAAAGACAGCATACAGATTCATTTCTTTGAGTTTAAAGAGCTTGATCCAAAAGAGAATTACGGACAAGTATATATTCGGACTGATGATATCGATGGATTATATCAATCGATGTTGGAAAATAAAATAGGCATACATCCAGCAGGAAGCTTACAAACAAAGCCCTGGGGGCAAAAAGAATTTTCAGTGCTCGACCCAGACAATAACCTGCTAACTTTTGGGCAAAGTATATAA
- a CDS encoding GNAT family N-acetyltransferase — translation MFYQSDTIIIREFKIEEISLFSELFDSLNVTRYLPYKTPEEYREMFHTALKDYKKGLFSRWGVFNTVNNDFIGMCLARHFADIPSQLEIGYTLSERYWGKGIATEVCSALVHYCFSHTDRKEVVAVTALDNIGSQKVLAKTGFKQKDNLIRDNDELAYFVIQRNTFLAALEQ, via the coding sequence ATGTTTTATCAAAGTGACACTATTATAATACGTGAATTTAAAATAGAAGAGATATCGTTGTTCTCCGAACTCTTCGATAGTCTAAATGTCACCCGCTATTTACCGTACAAGACGCCTGAAGAGTATAGGGAAATGTTCCATACAGCCCTGAAAGATTATAAAAAAGGACTTTTCAGTCGGTGGGGAGTATTCAATACCGTGAATAACGACTTTATAGGCATGTGTCTCGCTCGGCATTTCGCGGATATTCCCAGCCAGTTAGAAATCGGATATACACTTAGTGAGCGATATTGGGGGAAGGGTATTGCAACAGAAGTGTGCAGCGCACTGGTCCATTATTGCTTCTCTCATACCGATAGAAAAGAAGTAGTAGCGGTAACAGCACTTGATAATATTGGTTCGCAGAAAGTGCTGGCAAAAACCGGATTCAAGCAGAAGGATAATTTAATTAGAGATAATGACGAATTGGCGTATTTTGTGATCCAACGGAACACTTTTCTTGCAGCTCTGGAACAGTAA
- a CDS encoding DUF2200 domain-containing protein, translating to MDNTRVYRMSFASVYPYYIQKAEKKGRTKAEVDEIIFWLTGYNEQTLQQHIDDKTDFETFFAQAPQINPNVSKITGVICGYRVEEIEDKLMQKIRYLDKMVDELAKGRTMEKILRK from the coding sequence ATGGATAATACAAGAGTTTACAGAATGTCTTTTGCCAGCGTTTATCCGTATTATATCCAAAAAGCGGAAAAAAAGGGACGGACGAAAGCAGAGGTAGATGAAATTATATTTTGGCTGACGGGGTATAATGAACAAACCTTGCAACAGCATATCGACGACAAAACTGACTTCGAAACCTTTTTTGCTCAGGCTCCTCAAATCAATCCCAATGTCTCGAAAATTACAGGTGTGATCTGTGGGTATCGTGTGGAAGAAATCGAAGACAAACTCATGCAAAAAATTCGTTATTTGGATAAAATGGTTGATGAATTGGCGAAAGGAAGGACAATGGAAAAGATTTTAAGAAAGTAA
- a CDS encoding alpha/beta fold hydrolase — protein MEKPSFKSKIYRLIIRLAGIKTKIQKQFKNGDFTKAHKAAGIPTKVKKQCDVIYRTSSTGRKVWKLKKKDTSPQRYLFFVHGGGFVYNITKYDWVFLNKIVQHTDIGIVVPDYPLTPTNNYQDVFDMVVPVYADLVSSAGGENVILMGFSAGGGIALSLAQHAQKQRLQQPSHIILLSPLLDATIQHPEIQEIDQYDPYIDVKGMKTAISAYTAGTKTDDYMISPIYGPLDGLAPIHLFMGTHEVLLPDARKFVAMAKEKSVPITYYEYKQMYHAWIFLNMPEANDVFNKLVNIIA, from the coding sequence ATGGAAAAACCAAGTTTCAAAAGCAAAATCTATCGTTTAATCATCCGGCTGGCCGGTATAAAAACAAAGATTCAGAAACAATTCAAGAATGGAGATTTCACTAAGGCACATAAAGCAGCCGGTATACCAACTAAAGTAAAAAAGCAATGTGATGTTATCTATCGTACATCATCTACAGGAAGAAAGGTATGGAAACTCAAAAAAAAAGATACCAGCCCCCAACGTTATCTATTTTTTGTACATGGCGGCGGTTTTGTCTATAATATCACCAAATACGATTGGGTCTTCCTCAACAAGATTGTGCAGCATACAGATATCGGCATTGTGGTGCCCGATTATCCTTTGACTCCTACAAACAACTATCAGGATGTGTTTGATATGGTTGTGCCCGTATACGCAGATTTAGTCAGTTCTGCAGGGGGAGAAAATGTTATATTAATGGGATTTTCGGCAGGCGGAGGAATCGCGCTATCGCTCGCACAACATGCCCAGAAACAACGACTTCAGCAACCATCCCACATTATTTTATTATCTCCATTATTGGATGCCACCATACAGCATCCCGAAATTCAGGAAATTGATCAATACGATCCCTATATTGACGTAAAAGGGATGAAAACGGCAATTTCAGCTTATACTGCCGGCACAAAAACTGACGATTATATGATAAGCCCCATATACGGCCCTCTCGATGGCCTGGCCCCGATCCACTTATTTATGGGAACTCACGAAGTCCTGTTACCAGATGCGCGAAAATTCGTGGCAATGGCAAAGGAAAAATCTGTTCCGATTACTTATTACGAATACAAGCAAATGTACCACGCGTGGATTTTTCTGAACATGCCCGAAGCAAATGATGTGTTCAACAAATTGGTGAATATTATAGCATAA
- a CDS encoding Crp/Fnr family transcriptional regulator gives MIPALENIFDIASLPREAVDHLEKLVVTLNVAQGSTLIRKGQRCNHFYIIQKGFARIFSVIDDKQITTLFARENDIITSTYALFTQTSSNESVEILEDSVLLKINYEEFLNLCKENPILLKLYRFLMEKYYLALEERTLSLQFDSALERYRKLLSRHPFILQRASLGAIASYLGMSPVTLSRMRAQI, from the coding sequence TTGATTCCCGCATTAGAAAACATATTCGATATAGCGAGTTTGCCCCGCGAGGCCGTTGATCATCTCGAAAAGCTGGTAGTCACCCTAAATGTTGCCCAAGGCTCCACGTTGATAAGAAAAGGCCAGCGTTGCAACCATTTTTATATTATTCAAAAAGGATTTGCACGAATTTTTTCCGTCATTGATGACAAGCAAATCACCACCCTATTTGCTCGGGAAAATGATATCATAACATCCACTTACGCGCTGTTTACACAAACAAGCAGTAATGAAAGTGTGGAAATATTGGAAGATTCGGTCCTACTAAAGATTAACTACGAGGAATTTTTAAACCTTTGCAAGGAAAACCCGATACTGTTGAAACTGTACCGCTTTCTGATGGAAAAGTACTATCTCGCGCTAGAGGAAAGAACCTTGTCACTCCAGTTCGATAGCGCATTGGAACGCTATCGCAAATTACTTTCACGCCATCCGTTTATCTTGCAACGGGCATCGCTGGGAGCTATAGCCTCGTACTTAGGCATGTCTCCCGTGACGCTTAGCCGTATGCGCGCCCAGATATGA
- a CDS encoding iron chaperone: MAKTDFKTIDEYHNAFPMEVQERMQKIRKVIREVVPEAEEVISYQIPAFKYKKGYLIYYSAYTKHISLSSPWSEALLKEFEPELKKLKVTKSAIQLPSRDELPLDLIKRIVAFRKKESDQVK, from the coding sequence ATGGCTAAAACAGATTTCAAAACTATTGACGAGTATCACAATGCTTTCCCTATGGAAGTGCAGGAAAGAATGCAGAAAATCCGTAAGGTAATCAGAGAGGTTGTTCCCGAAGCAGAAGAGGTAATTAGCTACCAGATTCCGGCTTTCAAATATAAAAAGGGCTATCTAATTTATTATTCGGCTTATACAAAACACATCTCACTTTCAAGTCCGTGGAGCGAAGCCTTGCTAAAAGAATTTGAGCCCGAACTGAAAAAGTTGAAAGTTACTAAATCTGCTATTCAGCTTCCAAGTAGGGATGAATTACCATTAGACTTGATAAAAAGAATTGTGGCATTTAGAAAGAAAGAAAGTGACCAAGTAAAATAA
- a CDS encoding glycoside hydrolase family 130 protein, with protein MNRRFLRKVLVIVGLITGIVPVQAQQEVNKLPDWAFGGFVRPDGVNPVISPRENTLFQDPMSGKKVAWESNDTFNPAAAVKDGEIVVLYRAEDKSGVKIGHRTSRIGYAASKDGISFTRKETPVFYPADDAQKSFEWPGGTEDPRVAVTEEGLYVLFYTQWNRDIARLGVATSRDLVSWEKHGQIFRKAENADLIVDKFHKSASIVTAVKDGKQVIAKVNGKYWIYWGEDGVFGATSDNLIDWEPVIDENNKLKAFISPREGYFDSDLTECGPPAVLTEHGILLLYNGKNNPNKGDSRFNKGTYSAGQVLFDVNDPTRVIGRLDVPFLRPMEPFEKSGQYVDGTVFIEGLVYFQEKWFLYYGCADSKVGVAIYDPAYPAQADPLP; from the coding sequence ATGAATAGGCGTTTTTTGCGAAAGGTACTCGTGATAGTAGGACTTATCACCGGAATAGTTCCGGTGCAGGCCCAGCAGGAAGTGAATAAACTTCCAGATTGGGCTTTTGGTGGCTTCGTTCGGCCTGACGGTGTAAACCCCGTGATTTCCCCAAGGGAAAACACCCTATTTCAAGATCCGATGAGCGGAAAGAAAGTGGCATGGGAGTCCAATGATACGTTTAACCCCGCCGCCGCAGTGAAAGACGGTGAGATAGTTGTGCTGTACCGGGCAGAAGATAAGTCTGGAGTGAAGATCGGACATCGCACATCGCGCATAGGCTATGCTGCGAGTAAAGACGGTATATCTTTTACACGTAAAGAAACACCGGTTTTCTATCCGGCAGATGATGCACAGAAAAGTTTTGAATGGCCCGGAGGAACGGAAGACCCCCGTGTGGCAGTAACTGAAGAAGGCCTGTACGTATTATTTTACACCCAATGGAATAGGGATATCGCCCGCTTGGGAGTGGCTACTTCGAGGGATCTGGTTAGCTGGGAAAAGCATGGGCAGATCTTTCGTAAAGCAGAAAACGCTGATTTGATAGTGGATAAATTCCATAAATCTGCCTCCATAGTTACAGCGGTAAAAGACGGCAAGCAGGTTATTGCAAAGGTTAACGGCAAATACTGGATTTATTGGGGTGAAGACGGTGTATTTGGTGCTACTTCTGATAATCTAATAGATTGGGAGCCCGTTATAGACGAAAATAACAAGTTAAAAGCATTTATATCGCCAAGAGAAGGTTATTTTGATAGTGATTTAACGGAATGCGGGCCACCGGCCGTTTTGACCGAGCACGGCATTTTACTTTTATATAATGGTAAAAACAATCCCAACAAAGGAGATAGTCGTTTCAATAAAGGCACTTATAGCGCCGGGCAGGTTTTGTTTGATGTAAATGATCCAACGAGGGTTATTGGTCGGTTGGATGTGCCGTTCTTGAGGCCGATGGAACCCTTTGAAAAGAGCGGGCAATATGTTGATGGTACCGTGTTCATCGAAGGATTGGTGTATTTCCAGGAAAAATGGTTCCTGTATTATGGCTGTGCCGATTCTAAAGTAGGTGTTGCAATTTATGACCCGGCCTATCCGGCCCAAGCTGACCCACTGCCTTAA
- a CDS encoding ROK family protein, with protein MKNIEETVLGADVGGSHITAAIVDTVGRSVVPHSLVRRRIDAHASASVIMDAWVAALNAAEEAWGSKCTYLAVSMPGPFDYERGISLIKGMNKYEALYGIDIRQVFAERMKLPVNCVRFVNDAEAFLRGEVLAGPGSDVNRVFGVTLGTGLGSALFEEGRVKDLNLGSSPFLGGIAEDYISTRGILAFYRSLGGGEIQDVKTLVERVDEDSKAQKAINQLALWLADFLLIHLPVLRPDLVIIGGNISKAYHLFLPKVSRILHERNISTPIKVAEVGEQAAILGAASFVNYIKNAL; from the coding sequence ATGAAAAATATCGAAGAAACTGTTCTTGGCGCCGACGTTGGAGGCTCTCATATAACTGCCGCTATCGTCGACACGGTAGGACGATCTGTGGTGCCGCACAGTTTAGTTCGCAGAAGAATTGATGCACACGCTTCAGCTTCTGTAATTATGGACGCTTGGGTGGCTGCATTGAACGCGGCAGAGGAGGCCTGGGGCAGCAAATGCACCTATCTGGCGGTGTCAATGCCCGGGCCCTTCGATTACGAACGAGGTATATCATTAATTAAGGGCATGAACAAATATGAGGCACTTTATGGCATAGATATCAGACAGGTATTTGCCGAACGGATGAAACTCCCGGTTAACTGTGTCCGGTTTGTGAATGATGCAGAGGCTTTTTTACGTGGTGAAGTGCTTGCGGGCCCCGGCAGTGATGTTAACAGGGTTTTTGGTGTGACACTCGGAACAGGGCTGGGATCGGCCTTGTTCGAAGAGGGCAGGGTAAAGGATCTGAACCTCGGTTCCTCTCCTTTTTTGGGAGGAATAGCGGAAGACTACATTTCAACCCGTGGTATATTGGCATTCTACCGTTCATTAGGGGGAGGGGAGATACAGGATGTTAAAACTTTGGTGGAACGCGTGGATGAGGATTCCAAAGCCCAAAAAGCCATCAACCAGCTTGCGCTTTGGTTGGCCGATTTTCTTTTGATACACCTACCGGTGCTAAGACCAGATCTGGTGATCATCGGTGGGAATATCAGTAAAGCTTATCATCTCTTTTTACCTAAAGTATCACGCATACTGCATGAACGAAATATTTCTACTCCGATAAAAGTAGCGGAGGTTGGGGAGCAGGCGGCTATTTTAGGCGCAGCTTCATTTGTCAATTATATAAAAAACGCTCTCTAA
- a CDS encoding DUF1648 domain-containing protein, with product MNRLSKRPNVKLAFRKKDKLFEIFGLLFLLSYWLVILATYYTLPDSIPTHYNAIGGVDNYGEKSKLLNLPVWATILYLIITAFSSVPQYFNYLEKITYENAEKEYRKAVNTFRFLKILVVACYLTISIYSTQLTQHANYNLIIAALPYILLMPTFYYLSKK from the coding sequence ATGAACCGACTTTCAAAAAGGCCAAATGTCAAGTTAGCATTTAGGAAGAAAGATAAATTGTTTGAAATTTTTGGTTTGCTTTTTCTATTATCTTACTGGCTGGTGATTTTAGCCACTTACTATACGTTGCCAGACTCCATACCCACCCATTACAACGCTATCGGAGGGGTTGACAACTATGGTGAGAAAAGTAAGTTGTTAAACCTACCAGTGTGGGCGACTATACTTTATTTAATAATAACCGCGTTCTCTAGTGTGCCGCAATATTTTAACTATTTGGAAAAGATTACCTACGAAAATGCTGAAAAAGAATATAGAAAAGCAGTCAATACATTCCGTTTTTTAAAAATATTGGTTGTTGCATGCTATCTGACTATAAGTATATACAGCACACAGCTAACCCAACATGCTAATTATAATTTAATAATAGCAGCACTTCCTTATATTTTGTTAATGCCAACATTTTACTACCTATCTAAAAAATAA
- a CDS encoding ABC transporter permease → MLRNYFKIALRNLWKNKVFSLINIVGLSLGMASILTLTLLVNQYITRDAFHRHKERMYYLKTFTSDGNSYQQTTFPLLYEIENNCPEIEAITHWQNWDWFPIKAGENEVLESTIFVDPDFLKVFSFDLKEGNPDHAMQDNNSVVISQKVKRQLFADEPALGKTVLLSDSIPVTVTGVVDIPSNSSLRAEVFLPVQFLRGHNEGFEYAANWYNSFAENYLLLREGADPKQLDKKIAGIVKQHYSPENRNQVVKTVPFTQLKSEGGATIRKIIIGAVAASVFILLIVVVNLINLNMATLFTRAKEVAVRRIVGSTKKNIIMQFCIENGLIMIISLGLGFVVFKLALLSMLNELVGERLGEVSSIGQSYTVIFLLAAVALGVVFLAAGIPSLYLTSIKIREAIKGEIVKGMGRKRGMRNVFIATQFVLGITFLCMALILSRQIRYMKSVAPGFNTEEVMVANLTMSFKDPEQAEGQFNVILHSLQQNPYVKSISTSGVIPSGYDENFNGYVEEETAKEAHLRHAWVGAGFAETFEIPMVAGRNFDDRLEATEADKVLLNETAVKAFGWSDPIGKLIKQKGGGGNATVIGVMKDFHYNSLDRPIEPLVHWYGGKLGANNYLSIRIDPRQRNKVMSDLEGMFRKIPSRKAFSYESMSERVEKQYVLIDGILKVTNYVTFLILLIACMGLLGLSMLFARHRTKEIGIRKVLGSSVVGILSLLSKDFIKLVLIAIFIATPIAWYVMNTWLEDFAYRIDIQWWMFAVAGFLAVAVALLTIGFQSVRAARTNPVKSLRSE, encoded by the coding sequence ATGTTAAGGAACTATTTCAAGATTGCCTTGCGAAATCTGTGGAAGAATAAGGTCTTCAGCCTGATCAATATTGTCGGCTTGTCGTTAGGAATGGCCAGTATCCTGACGTTGACATTGCTTGTGAACCAATACATAACACGAGACGCGTTTCATCGGCATAAAGAACGGATGTACTATCTAAAGACCTTTACGTCCGACGGGAATAGCTATCAACAGACCACATTCCCCTTATTGTATGAGATTGAAAATAACTGTCCGGAAATAGAAGCGATTACGCACTGGCAGAATTGGGATTGGTTTCCCATAAAGGCTGGTGAAAACGAGGTGTTGGAAAGTACGATCTTTGTTGATCCGGATTTTCTCAAGGTCTTTTCATTTGATTTGAAAGAAGGAAATCCTGATCACGCGATGCAGGATAACAACTCCGTTGTTATTTCTCAAAAAGTGAAACGTCAGTTGTTTGCTGATGAGCCAGCTTTAGGGAAAACAGTGTTGTTGTCAGACAGTATTCCCGTTACGGTGACGGGTGTAGTAGACATTCCATCGAATTCTTCACTCCGTGCTGAAGTGTTCCTGCCCGTACAATTTTTACGTGGTCACAATGAAGGATTCGAATATGCTGCAAACTGGTACAACAGCTTTGCTGAAAATTACTTATTGCTTCGTGAAGGAGCAGATCCGAAGCAATTAGATAAGAAAATAGCTGGAATAGTTAAACAGCATTACTCACCGGAAAATCGAAATCAAGTGGTAAAAACTGTACCCTTTACGCAATTGAAGAGCGAAGGAGGGGCTACCATTCGTAAAATCATTATCGGTGCAGTAGCCGCATCCGTTTTTATTCTGTTGATTGTGGTTGTTAACCTGATCAATCTGAACATGGCTACGCTATTTACTCGTGCCAAAGAGGTTGCTGTACGTCGCATTGTTGGATCGACAAAAAAGAACATTATCATGCAGTTCTGCATAGAAAACGGGTTGATCATGATCATTTCTCTTGGTTTAGGCTTTGTCGTTTTCAAACTGGCATTGCTTTCCATGCTCAACGAGTTAGTCGGAGAACGTTTAGGGGAAGTGAGCTCAATAGGGCAGAGCTATACTGTGATCTTTCTGTTGGCAGCGGTGGCCCTAGGTGTCGTATTTCTTGCCGCCGGTATACCCAGTCTCTATTTAACTTCTATCAAGATAAGGGAAGCCATTAAAGGCGAAATTGTAAAGGGTATGGGGAGAAAACGGGGTATGCGAAACGTTTTCATCGCTACGCAATTTGTGTTGGGTATTACCTTTTTATGCATGGCCTTGATCCTCAGTAGGCAAATCCGTTATATGAAAAGTGTAGCCCCTGGCTTTAATACGGAGGAGGTGATGGTAGCCAATCTCACTATGAGTTTTAAAGATCCTGAGCAAGCCGAGGGTCAATTTAATGTTATCCTGCATTCGCTTCAGCAGAACCCCTATGTGAAAAGCATTTCTACTTCAGGAGTGATTCCTTCCGGCTACGACGAAAATTTTAATGGCTATGTAGAGGAAGAAACTGCTAAAGAAGCGCATCTGCGGCACGCTTGGGTTGGAGCGGGCTTTGCCGAAACTTTTGAAATCCCTATGGTAGCTGGTCGAAATTTCGATGATCGCCTGGAGGCAACCGAAGCGGATAAAGTGCTTCTCAACGAAACAGCGGTGAAAGCCTTTGGTTGGTCGGATCCAATAGGCAAGCTTATCAAGCAAAAGGGTGGAGGCGGTAATGCAACCGTTATCGGCGTGATGAAAGACTTTCATTACAATAGTCTGGATCGTCCCATCGAACCTTTGGTGCATTGGTATGGGGGTAAGCTGGGCGCAAATAATTATCTGAGCATTCGCATCGACCCTCGGCAGCGGAACAAAGTGATGTCTGATCTAGAAGGTATGTTTCGTAAAATACCTTCCAGAAAAGCATTTAGCTACGAGTCGATGAGCGAACGGGTAGAAAAGCAATATGTCCTGATCGATGGTATCTTAAAGGTAACCAATTACGTAACCTTTCTGATCCTGCTGATCGCATGTATGGGCCTGTTAGGGCTGAGCATGCTCTTTGCGCGTCACCGTACAAAAGAGATCGGCATCCGCAAAGTGCTGGGATCTTCGGTAGTGGGCATCCTGTCTCTACTTTCCAAAGACTTTATCAAACTGGTTCTGATAGCCATCTTCATTGCTACCCCGATCGCGTGGTATGTGATGAATACATGGCTCGAAGACTTTGCCTATCGCATCGATATCCAATGGTGGATGTTTGCCGTAGCCGGGTTCCTAGCTGTCGCCGTTGCTTTACTTACAATAGGTTTCCAATCTGTGCGAGCCGCCCGGACGAATCCAGTCAAGAGCTTACGATCAGAATAG
- a CDS encoding sulfatase codes for MKKKCIIFLMLFACLVLYANAQQTPETKRPNVILIYSDDQGWADLGAYGAKDLYTPTLDSLAYSGVRFTQFYAAAPVCSPSRASVLTGRFPQRAGLADNASSEMGGDGMPGNQYTLGELFKDAGYATGHIGKWHVGYSPETMPNAQGFDYSFGFMGGCIDNYSHFFYWNGPNRHDLWRNGEEIYAPGKYFPDLMVEEASAFMERNKEKPFFLYFAINVPHYPLQGEEKWLDFYKNEGVPSPRDKYAAFVSTMDEKVGLLLQHLKTLGLDENTIVVFQADQGFSEEERSFGGGGSAGIYRGSKFSLFEGGVRVPAFISWPGKIDRNQVRDQLAANIDWFPTLAAYCDIHLPKRKIDGKSLVKVIAQEKEPSPHDTFYWKSGGTKERPQWAVRQGEWKLLHNPGQAKTDEMDGNGLFLVNIANDPGEKNNLSEKHPAVVKKLKDLYEKWEVEVEMQ; via the coding sequence ATGAAAAAAAAGTGCATCATCTTCTTAATGTTGTTTGCCTGCTTGGTTTTATATGCCAACGCGCAGCAAACGCCCGAAACAAAAAGACCCAATGTTATTCTCATCTATTCAGATGATCAAGGCTGGGCTGATTTAGGAGCTTATGGAGCGAAAGACCTGTATACGCCAACCTTGGATAGCCTGGCGTACAGTGGTGTACGATTTACTCAGTTTTATGCAGCAGCCCCTGTATGTTCACCCTCTCGTGCTTCGGTATTAACAGGCCGTTTTCCGCAGCGGGCGGGCCTGGCAGATAATGCCTCTTCGGAGATGGGCGGGGACGGCATGCCGGGAAATCAATATACCTTAGGCGAGCTGTTTAAAGATGCGGGCTATGCTACCGGACATATCGGTAAGTGGCATGTTGGATATAGCCCCGAGACAATGCCGAATGCGCAGGGATTCGATTATTCCTTTGGTTTTATGGGGGGATGTATTGATAACTATTCGCATTTTTTCTATTGGAATGGGCCGAATAGGCACGATCTATGGCGTAACGGGGAAGAAATTTATGCGCCCGGAAAATATTTTCCAGATCTGATGGTGGAGGAAGCGTCTGCTTTCATGGAACGTAATAAGGAAAAACCGTTCTTCCTGTATTTTGCTATCAACGTTCCGCACTATCCTTTGCAAGGAGAAGAGAAATGGCTTGATTTCTATAAGAACGAAGGAGTACCATCCCCACGGGATAAATATGCAGCTTTTGTTTCAACTATGGATGAGAAAGTTGGTTTGTTGCTTCAACATTTGAAAACCTTAGGCTTGGATGAAAATACCATCGTCGTTTTTCAGGCCGATCAGGGCTTTTCAGAAGAAGAGCGCAGCTTTGGAGGTGGAGGATCAGCAGGTATCTACCGCGGTTCAAAATTTAGCCTTTTTGAGGGTGGCGTACGGGTTCCGGCCTTTATAAGCTGGCCGGGAAAGATTGACCGGAATCAGGTGCGCGATCAGCTAGCAGCAAATATCGATTGGTTTCCGACTTTGGCAGCATACTGTGATATTCATCTACCAAAAAGAAAAATTGACGGAAAAAGTCTGGTAAAGGTTATCGCGCAGGAAAAAGAGCCATCCCCTCATGACACATTCTATTGGAAAAGTGGTGGCACGAAAGAGCGCCCACAATGGGCAGTGAGACAGGGGGAATGGAAACTCCTGCACAATCCAGGGCAAGCAAAAACGGACGAAATGGATGGTAATGGCTTATTCTTGGTAAATATAGCGAATGATCCAGGTGAAAAAAACAACTTGTCTGAGAAGCACCCCGCAGTGGTAAAAAAATTAAAAGATTTGTATGAAAAATGGGAGGTTGAGGTGGAAATGCAATAA
- a CDS encoding SDR family oxidoreductase encodes MKSALVTGANKGIGLEVVRELAKKGFFVYLGSRNLENGLSALEKLKSEGISNVEAFQLDVTIQESVDRARNVIGEKTPVLDVLINNAGISGDFEQSALETTAGEYQKVYDTNVFGAVRVTQAFIDLLEKSHEPRIVNVSTSMASLSLAADISNNNYPKRYVVYQSSKSALNMYTVNLAFELRDTPFKVNAVCPGWTQTDFTGHQGTSTPEEAARRIIKYALIDQDGPTGKFFSEEYFPEPANCPW; translated from the coding sequence ATGAAGTCAGCATTAGTTACAGGGGCCAACAAGGGAATTGGCTTAGAAGTCGTCAGAGAACTCGCTAAAAAGGGGTTTTTCGTTTATTTAGGCAGTCGTAATCTGGAAAACGGTTTATCGGCATTGGAGAAGCTTAAGTCTGAAGGAATCAGCAATGTGGAAGCGTTCCAACTTGATGTGACCATTCAAGAGTCGGTCGATAGAGCTCGAAATGTAATCGGTGAAAAAACACCAGTACTGGATGTGCTGATCAACAACGCAGGCATTTCCGGAGATTTTGAGCAGTCTGCACTTGAAACCACAGCAGGCGAATATCAAAAGGTATATGATACCAACGTCTTTGGTGCCGTGAGGGTTACACAGGCGTTTATTGATCTGCTTGAAAAATCTCACGAACCCCGGATTGTAAATGTAAGCACTAGTATGGCATCACTTTCACTTGCAGCAGACATCTCAAATAACAATTATCCTAAGAGGTATGTTGTGTACCAATCGTCTAAATCTGCACTCAACATGTACACGGTTAATCTCGCTTTTGAGCTTCGGGACACACCCTTCAAGGTGAATGCAGTTTGTCCTGGATGGACTCAAACCGATTTCACCGGACATCAGGGAACAAGCACCCCTGAAGAAGCGGCGCGACGTATCATTAAATATGCCTTGATTGATCAAGACGGACCAACAGGGAAATTTTTTAGTGAAGAATATTTTCCCGAACCGGCAAACTGTCCTTGGTGA